Sequence from the Streptomyces sp. NBC_00440 genome:
ACCGCGGACCCCGGCGCACTGTCGGCGCTCGCGCTGGAACAGCAGTACATCATCGCGAGCGACCGGAGCGCCTTCGCGTATCTGGCCGAGCGGTCGGCCGCTCGCCGGGAGGACGCCTGTGCCGTATTCTTCGCCTCCCTCGCGGGCGGCGAGAACACCGCGGCCGAGCGGCTCGAAGCGCTGACCTCCGCGTGCGGACTCGACAGCGCCGACGTGGCGGCGTACGAACCGACGGCCGGCTGCCAGGCCTACCCCTCGTACGTGGCCAGGCTGGCGCTGACCGCCGCACCGGCGGAGGCGGCCCTCGCACTCACCGCCAATTTCGCCGCCTGGGGTGGCTACTGCGCGGCGATCGCGGAGGGGCTGCGCACCCACTACGGCTTCGACGACGAGGCCTGCGGGTTCTTCGACTTCTTCGGCGAGCCCGCGCCCGGTCTCGAAACGCAGGCAGCGGCCGCCGTCCAGGCCGGGCTCGACGGCGGCCTGGACACCGCAGCCGCCCGCCGGCACGGGCGGCTGTTGCAGAGCTACGAGCTGATGTTCTGGAACACCCTCGCCGAACTGGCCTGACGGACATGCCGGTTCAGTGTTCGGACTCCCGGTCGTCGAACTCCTCGGGGAAGGGACAGTCCGTGCCCTGGGGCGGCTCGGGGCCGTACTCCGTCATGACGACCGTCTGTTCGACGCGCACGATGCGGTAGACCCTCTCACCGAGGACCACCTGGTCCGCGCCGTTCTCGACGGCGTCGGCCGCCTGTGCGTAGCGGACCGCCGTGACCTGCGGGTGCTCGGTGGTACCGCGCAGGACCGCTGCCAGATCGAGCCGCGCCTCGTCCTCGCTCGGCTGGGCCGGG
This genomic interval carries:
- a CDS encoding transcriptional regulator gives rise to the protein MDRTALDVLRSTTAALAPGAADNRLVPLIAAGTADPGALSALALEQQYIIASDRSAFAYLAERSAARREDACAVFFASLAGGENTAAERLEALTSACGLDSADVAAYEPTAGCQAYPSYVARLALTAAPAEAALALTANFAAWGGYCAAIAEGLRTHYGFDDEACGFFDFFGEPAPGLETQAAAAVQAGLDGGLDTAAARRHGRLLQSYELMFWNTLAELA
- a CDS encoding DUF5954 family protein, which translates into the protein MSDHDETAGSRSAFDEEARQVLATGAREEKLRRRYPIESTSFERTRMAPYTAYAAMVLEGAGWRQMFPAQPSEDEARLDLAAVLRGTTEHPQVTAVRYAQAADAVENGADQVVLGERVYRIVRVEQTVVMTEYGPEPPQGTDCPFPEEFDDRESEH